Proteins encoded in a region of the Cydia pomonella isolate Wapato2018A chromosome 3, ilCydPomo1, whole genome shotgun sequence genome:
- the LOC133516300 gene encoding synaptic vesicle 2-related protein-like — translation MFGRKTIAYLRMGFTESEEKMKKSVLLNKLKPPKEKSKMEVSLEDALDLAGAGKYQVFHCALMLTTLSSAVIEMIGNAFILPAAACDLDLPDTLKGILISMPNIGVILTAPFWGRAADNFGRKPVLLASLAASGAIGFAAAFMPNLATFALCKFAASLFLACPSSLGWAYASELVPRRRRDLALLVINGFLTTSSTLSPLLAWGILPLNLPAAINIRPWRLLTAAYAFPLLLVALWLTLAKESPKFLMTKGRQEQALAVLSHVYSVNTGAPPDMYPVTSIKKCGQRRDSSSEDGSSCELAPQPRSTTVWALLRPPHLKWLALTGFLMFGLFSLLNGLFLFAPDTINKVMQGAAEEEGTLCLLMSQSDNQTSSSTCVDSISQNTFIIMAVTTAVYGVAVMAVSLLPISKKNLLVGMFLCVGVTCLLAGLLRNRTVAGVLMSALQITALGIGPLTAYAVQLFPTSLRGTAVGAVMMCGRLGSVIGASAAGALLAVACAATFNGFTALLFCKL, via the exons atgttTGGAAGAAAAACAATTGCCTATTTGAGGATGGGATTCACAGAAAG TGAAGAGAAGATGAAGAAGTCGgtgcttttaaataaattgaaaccTCCGAAAGAGAAAAGCAAGATGGAAGTGAGTCTGGAAGATGCATTGGATTTAGCAG GTGCTGGTAAATACCAAGTGTTCCACTGCGCCCTGATGCTTACAACTCTGTCGTCAGCCGTCATAGAGATGATCGGCAATGCCTTCATTCTGCCCGCGGCTGCTTGCGATCTCGACCTACCGGACACGCTGAAAGGAATTCTTATTTCCATGCCTAACATAG GTGTGATCCTAACTGCACCATTTTGGGGCCGCGCAGCCGATAATTTCGGTCGCAAGCCTGTGCTGCTTGCTTCGTTAGCAGCCTCAGGCGCCATCGGCTTCGCAGCCGCCTTCATGCCAAACTTGGCTACATTTGCGCTCTGCAAGTTCGCTGCATCATTGTT TCTGGCCTGCCCCTCGTCTCTGGGCTGGGCGTACGCCAGTGAGCTCGTGCCTCGTCGGCGCAGAGATCTCGCCCTGCTTGTCATTAATGGCTTTCTCACCACGTCCTCGACTCTTAGTCCAC TACTAGCTTGGGGCATCCTCCCCCTGAACTTGCCCGCCGCAATCAACATTCGACCCTGGCGTCTCCTCACAGCGGCCTACGCGTTCCCCCTACTCCTCGTGGCTTTATGGTTAACCTTGGCGAAGGAGAGCCCCAAGTTCCTGATGACCAAGGGTCGGCAGGAGCAGGCTTTGGCTGTCCTCAGCCACGTCTACTCAGTGAATACTGGGGCGCCACCTGATATGTATCCA GTAACATCCATAAAAAAGTGCGGTCAGAGAAGAGATTCTTCATCAGAAGATGGCTCCAGTTGTGAGCTGGCACCGCAGCCGAGGAGTACAACCGTCTGGGCCTTGCTGCGGCCTCCTCATCTCAAGTGGCTGGCTCTGACTGGGTTCCTCATGTTCGGCCTCTTCTCATT GTTAAACGGGCTGTTCCTGTTCGCGCCCGACACCATCAACAAAGTTATGCAAGGCGCTGCCGAAGAAGAAGGTACCCTGTGCCTTCTGATGAGCCAGTCTGACAATCAG ACATCATCCTCAACCTGTGTGGACAGCATATCCCAGAACACCTTCATTATAATGGCTGTGACCACTGCTGTGTACGGGGTAGCCGTGATGGCGGTGAGCCTGCTGCCAATCTCAAAGAAAAATCTCTTGGTCGGCATGTTTTTGTGCGTGGGAGTTACGTGTCTGTTGGCTGGACTGTTGAGAAATAG GACGGTAGCAGGCGTGTTGATGTCAGCCCTTCAGATCACTGCCCTTGGCATCGGCCCTCTGACGGCATATGCAGTTCAACTCTTCCCCACCAGCTTGAG GGGCACAGCGGTAGGCGCAGTCATGATGTGCGGACGGCTCGGCTCGGTGATCGGAGCCAGCGCTGCCGGTGCGCTGCTCGCTGTCGCGTGCGCGGCCACCTTCAACGGCTTCACTGCCTTACTCTTCTGTAAGTTGTAA